In one window of Arachis ipaensis cultivar K30076 chromosome B06, Araip1.1, whole genome shotgun sequence DNA:
- the LOC107645402 gene encoding thioredoxin-like 3-1, chloroplastic — MSATGLLYPHILYGEVVVYQRDQQHQHQHQCLVSSSSGRYVFLSSLKSSSGCGNASFGQRIRRRNFRVEATWPDLSRPSVIEMESIDDSEQLDQILLHAQQNSQPIIIDWMAAWCRKCIYLKPKLEKLAAEYDTKIKFYYVDVNKVPQTLVKRGNISKMPTIQLWKDGEMKAEVIGGHKAWLVIEEVREMILKFL; from the exons ATGTCTGCTACAGGGTTATTATATCCACATATTCTCTATGGTGAAGTCGTAGTTTACCAGAGAGATCAACAGCACCAGCACCAGCACCAGTGCTTGGTAAGTAGTAGTAGTGGCAGATACGTGTTTTTATCTTCATTGAAGAGTAGTAGTGGTTGCGGGAACGCTTCTTTTGGGCAGAGGATTAGGCGGAGGAATTTCAGAGTTGAAGCGACGTGGCCAGATTTGTCAAGACCAAGTGTCATAGAGATGGAATCCATTGATGATAGTGAGCAGCTTGATCAAATTCTGCTTCATGCTCAGCAAAATTCACAACCCATCATCATTGATTG GATGGCTGCTTGGTGCCGTAAATGCATATATTTGAAGCCCAAGTTGGAGAAATTGGCTGCGGAGTATGACACAAA GATCAAATTTTATTACGTGGATGTGAATAAAGTGCCTCAGACTCTAGTGAAGCGTGGCAATATCTCT AAAATGCCAACAATTCAGTTGTGGAAAGATGGGGAGATGAAAGCAGAGGTGATTGGAGGCCACAAGGCCTGGCTAGTCATTGAAGAAGTCAGAGAAATGATCCTAAAGTTTCTATAG